One Ilumatobacter coccineus YM16-304 genomic window, GCACGTCGGATTCGAGCGACATGCGACCGAGATGGCCGAGCAGCCCGAAGCCGGTCACGTCGGTACAACCGGTGACCCCGGCAGCGGAGGCCAGGCGTGCACCGATGTCGTTGAGTCGGGTCATCGACGCCACAGCACCGGCCGCTTCGTCGTCGGTGGCGACACCGGCCTTGATCGCCGTGGTGAGCACGCCGATACCGAGCGGCTTGGTGAGAAGGAGGTCCTGCCCCGGCTTCAGGCCGGCGTTGGTGAGGATGCGATCGGGATGCACCTCGCCCGTGACCGACATGCCGTACTTCGGCTCGGGATCGTCGATGGTGTGCCCGCCGACGATGACGAATCCAGCCGCGGTGGCGATGTCTTGTCCGCCGGCCAACACCTCGCCGAGGAGCTCGGTCGAGAGCGCGTCGGAGTTCCAGCCCACCAGGTTGAGCGCGAAGAGCGGGCGCGCACCCATGGCGTAGATGTCGGACACGCTGTTGGCTGCGGCCACTCGGCCCCAGGTGCGCGAGTCGTCGACCACCGGTGTGATGAAGTCGGCGGTGGAGACGAGTGCTCGATCGTCGTCGAGCTTCCACACCGCGGCGTCGTCGCCGGTGTCGGGGCCGACGAGGAGCTCGTCGGGATGTTCGGATTGCAGGTGACGCACGACGTGCGCCAGCTCGCCCGGGGCGAGCTTGCAGCCTCAACCAGCTCCGTGGCTGAACTGCGTCAATCGTGCGATCTCACTTCCGCTCATCGTGTCACCTCCATTCGTCGTCTCGGCTGCTGCGACGACCGACAAGGTATCGGCTGCACAGCGCAGGCCTCGCCCCATCGGTCGCTCGTGTGGAGTCTGGTCAGATGCCGTAGACCTCGGCCGTCGTGGCCTCGAGGTGATGCAGGAACGGCTCGCTCGACAGCGGTCGGCCGGTGGCCTGCTGGACGATCTGGTCGGCGCTGAGCGAACGGCCGTGGCGGTGCACGTTGTCGCGGAGCCAGCCGAGCAGCGGGGCGAAGTCACCCGAGCTGATCTTGCCGGGGAGGTCGTCGATCGCGTCGCCCGCGGCGTCGAAGAGTTGGGCGGCGATGAGGTTGCCGAGGGTGTACGTCGGGAAGTAACCGATGCTGCCCATCGCCCAGTGGATGTCTTGCAGCACGCCGTCAGCGACCGATTCGGGGCGGATACCGAGCAGGTCCTGATAGGTGGACGCCCACAGTTCGGGCAGATCGCGCACCGCGACGTCGCCGCTCGTGATCTGGCGCTCGATGTCGAAGCGAGCGACGATGTGCAGGTTGTACGTGGCCTCGTCGGCTTCGACACGGATGAACGACGGCGTGACGGTGTGCATTGCCTTGTACATCGCGTCGACGGTCACACCGGACGCCGCGGGGAACCGCTCGACGAACTTCGGCAGCGCCCACGTCCAGAACTCCTTCGACCGGCCCACCTGGTTCTCCCAGAGCCGTGACTGGCTCTCGTGGATGCCGAGCGACGTCGCCTGCCCGATCGGGGTGTTGGCGTGCTCCGCCGGGAGGCCCTGTTCGTACATGGCGTGACCTGCTTCGTGCATGATGCCGAAGAGCCCGGAGCGGAAGTCGTCGGGCTCGCTGCGCCACGTGATGCGCACGTCGCCCGGGCCGAACCCGGTGGTGAACGGGTGTGTCGACACGTCGAGGCGTCCGGAGTCGAAGTCGTAGCCGAGGGCCGTGGCGACCATCGTGCCGAACTCCTCCTGCAGCGCTTCGGGGAAGTCGCCCTTCGCCGGTGACTCGTCGACGACGACGCCGCTGTCGGCGACCTGCTTGATGAGTGGCGACAACTCGTCGCGCAGATCGGCGAACAGGGGAGCGAGTTCGGCCTCGGTCGCTCCCGGTTCGTAGGCGTCGAGCAGCGCGTCGTACGGGTGGTTGGCGACCCCGGCATCGACCAGCGCCGCGGCCTCCTGCTTGGTCAGTTCGAGCACCTCGCCGAGCACCGGCTCGAACGCGTTGAAGTCGGCGTCGGCTCGGGCCTGCTGCCAGATCGCGAGGGCGCGGCTCTGCGTCTCGGCGATACGCCGGGCGATGTCGCCGGGAATGGCGGTCGCACGACGGACGGTGCGCCGAGCTTCACGGATCTGCGCGGCGAGCACCGGGTCGTCGCCAACGGCCTCGGCGGCCGACTCGATCGCTTCCGCGAGCGCCGGATCGGTGAGCTTGTCGTGATGGATGCCGGCGAGCACCGAGAGCGCCTGACCGCGCGAGGCGTGCCCGTTGCGGGGCATCTTCGTCTCCTGGTCCCAGCTGAGCACCGCAGCGGCAGATCCAACGGCCGAGATGTCGGCCCACTTCGCGAAAAGGGTCTCGGTCGGAGTCATCGGCCGAATCGTACCGACGGCATCGAACACGCCGTCACCGCACGGAGCGCCGTCGGGCGAGTGGCGGGAGTCAGCGGCGGGCGCGGCCCGGTGGGCGCTTGCCGGCCGGGCGGGTGCGAGCAGCCTGATACGGCTCGGCGCGGAACCAGAGGTTGCAGGCCCACTTCTCGCCGCCCCACACGGGCGACCCACCGTGGAGCGCCTTGGGGTGGCGTGTCATCTCGGTGAGCGTTGGATCCTTCACGTTGTGGAAGATGACCATGCGACCCGGTTTGGCCTCGACCTCGATGTCGAGCTTCGGGAAGATCGTGCCGCCACCGTCGTCGACCTCGTTGAGATAGCAGAGCGCCGTCACCAGACGCTGTCCGCCCTTCGCCGTGCGCTGCTTGCCCTTCTCGGTGTTCATGTCCCAGCCGTCGAAGTGCGGCCGGTACTGCTGCGTCTCGGCGTAGTGCACGACCTGGAGCGACTCGGCGTGCTTCACCGGGATGCCGACGAGGTTGCTCACCCGCTTGACCAGGCCGCGCACGATCGGCGTCTGGTCGTGTTTGACCCAACACACCGAACCGGTTCGCCCGTCGCTCTGCTTGGCCTCGCCGACGGCGCTCACCAGTGCTTCCTTCGTGTTGCCCTGGGCCTGGCCGATGATGTGGAGGCGTTCGGTCTCGGTGACGTAGTCGTCGATGACCTGGACGATCGGATCGTCGGAGATCTGTTCGCCGAGGTGATACCGCTCCTTCAGACGTACTGCCATCGGTTCAGTATCGCGCGGTCACGCGAGCGTGCTGATGCCACCGTCGACCGGAATCGTGGCGCCCGAGGTGTACGCCCCGGCTCGGCTGGCGAGGAAGATGACCGTGCCCGCGATGTCTTCGGCGGTGCCGACTCGACCGCGCGGGTTCGCTCCCTCGACCATCTTCTTGCTGTCGGGATCGGCGAGCATGTAGGCCATCATCTTCGACTCGAACGGACCCGGGGCGATCGAGTTGACCGTGATGTTGCGACCCACGATGTGCGCGCCGAGATGGCGGGCGAGCATGTGGATACCGGCCTTGGCCGCCGAGTAGCTGTAGTTGTCGCCGATCGGCACGCGGATGCCGTCGATCGAACCGATCATGATCACGCGACCCGGATCGTCGGCGGTCGCCCCGGCTTCGAGCTGCGGGAGCAACGCCTGCGTCAGCATGAACGGCGCACGCACGTTGACGTTCATGACCTTGTCGAATCCCTCCTCGGGGAACTCGCCGAGCGGTGCGCCCCACGCCGCACCGGCGTTGTTGACGAGCAGGTCGATCTGGCTCTCCTGCGCGGTCACCGCGGCGACGAACGAATCGATGCCCTCCTGCGTCGAGATGTCGGCCGGGATCGAGATGCACTCACCCAGCTCCGAGAGTTCGGCGGCAGCGGCATCGCAGGCCGCGGCCTTGCGAGCGGTGATGTAGACCTTGACGCCGTTCGACACGAGGCCGGCGGCGATCATGAAGCCGATACCGCGCGATCCGCCGGTGACCACAGCGACCTTGCCCTGCAGCCCGAACAGGTTGCTGACGTGGAGGTCGGAGGTGCCGGTGGAACGGAAGGTGTTGTCGCTCATCGCATGTGTGTAGCCGCTCCGAGCGTTCCGGTCCGAATTCCGACCGGCCGATCGACACCCGACGGTTGTCGATTCGGGCGTCGTGTTCGGCCCTGCAGCCGAACGTCGCCGCACTTCTCCTCTCGCATCGGGCATGCTGGCGGGATGAGTTCGACGAACACCACGCTCGAAGTGGCCCGTACCCGCATCGACGACACGCGGTTGACCACCGACGACATCGAGTTGGGCGACGGTCAGATCCGCCTGCGCATCGACCGGTTCGCGATCACGGCCAACAACATCACCTACGCGGTGTTCGGCGACATGCTCGGCTACTGGGACTTCTTCCCGACGGCCGACACCACCGACGACACGTCATCCGACACC contains:
- the selD gene encoding selenide, water dikinase SelD gives rise to the protein MSGSEIARLTQFSHGAGUGCKLAPGELAHVVRHLQSEHPDELLVGPDTGDDAAVWKLDDDRALVSTADFITPVVDDSRTWGRVAAANSVSDIYAMGARPLFALNLVGWNSDALSTELLGEVLAGGQDIATAAGFVIVGGHTIDDPEPKYGMSVTGEVHPDRILTNAGLKPGQDLLLTKPLGIGVLTTAIKAGVATDDEAAGAVASMTRLNDIGARLASAAGVTGCTDVTGFGLLGHLGRMSLESDVRSEIVFESIPFLPGATTHAANGIMPGGSRRNLLWGSELLDAGDHDELAQLLIADAQTSGGLVFGVDPSETEGILAELASSGHTAAVIGTTSAPGTAGAGVTLR
- a CDS encoding carboxypeptidase M32, with product MTPTETLFAKWADISAVGSAAAVLSWDQETKMPRNGHASRGQALSVLAGIHHDKLTDPALAEAIESAAEAVGDDPVLAAQIREARRTVRRATAIPGDIARRIAETQSRALAIWQQARADADFNAFEPVLGEVLELTKQEAAALVDAGVANHPYDALLDAYEPGATEAELAPLFADLRDELSPLIKQVADSGVVVDESPAKGDFPEALQEEFGTMVATALGYDFDSGRLDVSTHPFTTGFGPGDVRITWRSEPDDFRSGLFGIMHEAGHAMYEQGLPAEHANTPIGQATSLGIHESQSRLWENQVGRSKEFWTWALPKFVERFPAASGVTVDAMYKAMHTVTPSFIRVEADEATYNLHIVARFDIERQITSGDVAVRDLPELWASTYQDLLGIRPESVADGVLQDIHWAMGSIGYFPTYTLGNLIAAQLFDAAGDAIDDLPGKISSGDFAPLLGWLRDNVHRHGRSLSADQIVQQATGRPLSSEPFLHHLEATTAEVYGI
- a CDS encoding prolyl hydroxylase family protein, coding for MAVRLKERYHLGEQISDDPIVQVIDDYVTETERLHIIGQAQGNTKEALVSAVGEAKQSDGRTGSVCWVKHDQTPIVRGLVKRVSNLVGIPVKHAESLQVVHYAETQQYRPHFDGWDMNTEKGKQRTAKGGQRLVTALCYLNEVDDGGGTIFPKLDIEVEAKPGRMVIFHNVKDPTLTEMTRHPKALHGGSPVWGGEKWACNLWFRAEPYQAARTRPAGKRPPGRARR
- a CDS encoding SDR family oxidoreductase, with the protein product MSDNTFRSTGTSDLHVSNLFGLQGKVAVVTGGSRGIGFMIAAGLVSNGVKVYITARKAAACDAAAAELSELGECISIPADISTQEGIDSFVAAVTAQESQIDLLVNNAGAAWGAPLGEFPEEGFDKVMNVNVRAPFMLTQALLPQLEAGATADDPGRVIMIGSIDGIRVPIGDNYSYSAAKAGIHMLARHLGAHIVGRNITVNSIAPGPFESKMMAYMLADPDSKKMVEGANPRGRVGTAEDIAGTVIFLASRAGAYTSGATIPVDGGISTLA